TGCTGCTGCTGTTGTGTGCCGCCCTTCCCGCCGCCAAGGATGCCGCCGAGCGCGCTGCCCAGTGCACCCGGATTGGCTGCGGTCGGCAACAGGTTCTGCAACTTCATCTGCGCGATTTTCTGCACGTCGGGCGCGACCCGCGGGCTGCTGAATGTTCCCGTCAGCAAGATAGGAATCACCAGTTCACCCTGCTGGTTAGCGAGCGCCGTCTGCATGAATCCCCCGACCTGCGAACCGCCCACTTGCTGGCTCAGCGCCTTGGTAAGCACGGCGGTGACGTGCATGTTCAACTCCTCGGTCGCCAGGTTCACCGCACCCTCGGCGCCAAGGCTGCCGCCTGGGATCAGGGCTTTCAAATTGTTGGTCTGGGCCAGGCCGTTGACCACGTTGAAATTTCCCGTGAGCTGCACGATGTCGGTAAAGGCCTCGCTGCCGGTTGACGACGGCGATTTCAGCCCGTTGCCCACGAATTTTCCGACATTCGCCAGCTGGTTCAGCAGATCAATGTGGGCCAGCTTTCCCTTCGTCAGGTCGATACCAATGGTGCCGTTGAGCGTCCGCGCCATGTCGGCGGAAGATGCCGCCCGGAAGTTCGCATTCGCGTTCGCTGCCAGCAAACCGTAGAGGGTCTGTTTTATGGAGCTCACTGACGAAAGCAGCTTGTTGGCGTCCACCTGGTTGAGCTTGGTGGAGACGGTTACGGCCATCGGCGTCGGACGCATGTCCACGGCGATGCTGCCGATCTGCTGGCCGCCATACAGCCCGGCGGTAATCGGCGCCAGCCGCACGATGCCGTGATCGAACACAACGTTGGAGTGGACTTGCTGGAGCTGCAGCTGATCGTAGACCAGGTTGCCGATCGTAACGTTTCCCCCGCCGGAGATTTTATCCACCAGGGTGGGACCTGCGGCGGGCGCGGGGCGGGCCTGAGCTTCGGCATGGGGAACCAGGTCGAGCGACGTTCGCTTCCGCGGTGGCGGCGGCGCGCTGCTCATCACCTGCTGTAACTTGACCACATCCACTTGGTCGGCATTGAGCGTGAACTGTAACTGCGGCGCATTGAAATTCCGCGCTGTCAGGTTGCCGTTGAAATTGCTTCCCGCCAGACCGGCGTTCAGGTTGCTCAGCGTGGCGGCGTTCTGGCTGAACTGCAGGTCGGCGTTGCGGATTGCAACCGGCTGTGTAATCTGTGGCGTCTTCAGCGTCGCGTTCGAAATTTTCCCGCTGCCGCTGAATGTCATCGAATTGCTGTCCTTCATCGGGCCGGTGGCATGCAGGTCGAGCGAGATGGTGCCGGTCCCGTCCATGCCATCCACCGACGAAACACCGTACGCGCGCGCGATCGCCAGCAGCTCCGGAATGCTGGCATTGCCGGTTTTTACCATCGCATCCACCAGCGGCGATGGGCTGGTGTAGTTCGTCAGCCCGAATTGCACGCTGACTTGCGTTCCGCCACTCTTGGCGGTGAAAGGATTGGAGCGGATGTCGCGCGGCGTGAGCGTCAACTGGATGCCGCTGATCTCTACCGGCTGCTTCAGGTCCCCGCCGCTCACCTTGATGTCCTTGCCGGACAGGTTGCCGTTGAGCGCGGGCTGGCTCAGCGGTCCTTGCGCGCGCACGTCGGCGGTGATATTGCCGTTCACCGTCATCGTGGGATTGAACGCCACCCCAAACGCTGACGCCAGCCGGGCCACTTCGCCGATCGCAGCATTCTGCGCCGTGACATGCACATCAACGTTGGCGGGCGTGGCGCCGCCGTTGATGTTCCCGGAGATCGACACCGGCGTGTTGCCGAGCATCAGCTTCGCCTGATCGATGTGAATGTTGTCGTTGGCAAGCTGGTCCGTGAACTTGTAGTCCATCGAGATGGGATAGCCGATTTTCACATTGCGGACGACCCCGTCCTTCAGATCAAGGGTGCCCTGCGAGCTCAGCGTACCGTTCTCGTTCTTGAGGGCGATGTTTCCCGAAGCGCTGCCTTCCATGCCGTTGAGCGAGGGCACCGCCAGCGCCTTCTGGATTCCCCCTAACGACACTTCTTTCAACTCCAGCTTGCCGTCAAAGGGTGTCTTGAGCATGTCGGCCTGGTTGATCGGGCCCGTCTTGCCGCTGAGCGCCATCGTTTCCTTGCCGGGACCGGGCAAATGCAATGCGGCGGAGAAGTCGAACGGCTTGCCGGGCGCGTAGTCGTGGAGCGTTACGTCGATGTTGTTGTACACGCCGTGGAAGTGCTTCTGGTCGTCAACGAGCGTGACTTGGCCGTTGGAAATTTTCAGATTCGAGAGCACAAAGCCCTGGCTTTGGTCGGGGTGCTGCTTCGGCGCCTGTTGCGGTCCAAGCGTGGAAAAGTTCCACACCCCCTGCGCGCTGCGGATGAGCTCAACCTTGGGATTCTTCAGGTCGAGAGAGTTGATTTGAACGTCTTTGTGCAGCAGGGGGAGCAGTTTTACCGATGCGTCGATGGCATCCATGCTGGCGAACGGGCCATGCCCGAACTGCGGCGCCTCGCCGATCACCACGTTATCCATGCGTACGGTGGGAGGCATGAGCGAAAGATGCATCTGCGCAAAGCTCACCGGGCGTCCGAGAGCTTTCTCGAGTTGCGTCTGCACCATGCCGTGGTAGCGGTTGATGTCGAGCACCAGCGGTACCACCACGATGACCAGCACCAGCAACGCGATGAGAATTGCGATCACAATACCAAGCTTGCGCATAAGAACTCCTTGTCCCCGGGCACAGAACCAGAGACACCACCGCCACACGATAGCAGGTACTTTCCTGGGTGGGAGCGGTGCTTCTAAGATTCGAAGCGCAAACGGTGCAGCACGGTTGTACAGGAAGTGCCTGCGGCCATCTTCCGGGGCCCGGCTTGGATTGGCCCTACGCCGCTGTTGTTCTACCGCCGCGGACGAAGTGCAGAATCAGTGAGATAACCGCCACGATCAGCAGGATATGCAGCAATCCCCCGGCGATGTGAAAGATCGCCCAACTGAAGATCCAGGCGAGTATCAGCACCACGAAGAGTATCAGGAAAATCATGCGACCTCCGGCTTGCGGACTGCTCCTCCAAGTTGGAGAGACCGGGACCGCTGCAGGTTGTACGCGAGTACCCGCTGCCGGCCTTAAATCCTGGCAATTGACGCTGCGGAATTGGCCCTGCTAGACTTTCAGATTCCGGGCCGTGCGCGCAATACTCATGCGTGCGGCATCCCTCCTCAACAGTTAAGGACCCAACAAAGTGCGCAGTTCAACAAGACATCAGCTCAAACAGGATCAATTCACCGCCACCGCCAAAGAGACCTACTCGTGGGCGGTGGAGCACCGCAGCAAACTGGTTTACGGCGCGGGGGCGATCGCCGTGGCCCTGCTGATCGTTCTCGGCGGCTGGGTGTACATCCAGCAGCAGGACGATGCCGCGGGCGTGGCGCTGGGCCATGCGCTGCAGGTTTATCGCGCTCCCATCACCTCTGCCCTCGAAGCGCCCGCGCCGGAGATGACTTCCTTCAAGTCAGCCCAGGACCGGGCGAAGGCTGCTCGTTCCGAGTTCGCGCAGGTGGTGCAGAAGTATCCGCACACGCATTCGGCGGACATCGCGCGCTATTTCATGGGTCTTGCCGACCAGGTTGCGGGTAACATGGCGGCTGCGGAACAGGAACTCAAGCAGGTGGCGGACAAAGGCCACTCCGACATTCCGGCGCTGTCGAAGTTCGCGCTCGCCTCCGTCTATCGCGCGGAGGGAAAGGACCCGGAGGCGGTGACGCTCTACAGGGATCTGATCGACCATCCTGCCAATACCGTCTCCAAGGCGCAGGCTCAACTGGCTCTGGCTTCCGTGTACGAAGGCAAGCAACCTCAGGACGCGCGCAACCTGTACCAGCAGGTGCAGAAGGAAAACCCCGATAGCCCAGCCGCGCAAATCGCCGCCACCCGCCTCGCGGAATTGAAATAGTAGATATCAGCGCCCGCCGCAACGGTTGAGCTCTGCGTGGGTGGCCCACTCTTGC
The Terriglobales bacterium genome window above contains:
- a CDS encoding AsmA family protein, which encodes MRKLGIVIAILIALLVLVIVVVPLVLDINRYHGMVQTQLEKALGRPVSFAQMHLSLMPPTVRMDNVVIGEAPQFGHGPFASMDAIDASVKLLPLLHKDVQINSLDLKNPKVELIRSAQGVWNFSTLGPQQAPKQHPDQSQGFVLSNLKISNGQVTLVDDQKHFHGVYNNIDVTLHDYAPGKPFDFSAALHLPGPGKETMALSGKTGPINQADMLKTPFDGKLELKEVSLGGIQKALAVPSLNGMEGSASGNIALKNENGTLSSQGTLDLKDGVVRNVKIGYPISMDYKFTDQLANDNIHIDQAKLMLGNTPVSISGNINGGATPANVDVHVTAQNAAIGEVARLASAFGVAFNPTMTVNGNITADVRAQGPLSQPALNGNLSGKDIKVSGGDLKQPVEISGIQLTLTPRDIRSNPFTAKSGGTQVSVQFGLTNYTSPSPLVDAMVKTGNASIPELLAIARAYGVSSVDGMDGTGTISLDLHATGPMKDSNSMTFSGSGKISNATLKTPQITQPVAIRNADLQFSQNAATLSNLNAGLAGSNFNGNLTARNFNAPQLQFTLNADQVDVVKLQQVMSSAPPPPRKRTSLDLVPHAEAQARPAPAAGPTLVDKISGGGNVTIGNLVYDQLQLQQVHSNVVFDHGIVRLAPITAGLYGGQQIGSIAVDMRPTPMAVTVSTKLNQVDANKLLSSVSSIKQTLYGLLAANANANFRAASSADMARTLNGTIGIDLTKGKLAHIDLLNQLANVGKFVGNGLKSPSSTGSEAFTDIVQLTGNFNVVNGLAQTNNLKALIPGGSLGAEGAVNLATEELNMHVTAVLTKALSQQVGGSQVGGFMQTALANQQGELVIPILLTGTFSSPRVAPDVQKIAQMKLQNLLPTAANPGALGSALGGILGGGKGGTQQQQQGGIGGILGAIAGQQQQPRQQQGQQPKQPVATPQQPPQQQNPLGDVLNQVFGQKKQQQQQQPPKQ
- a CDS encoding lmo0937 family membrane protein; translation: MIFLILFVVLILAWIFSWAIFHIAGGLLHILLIVAVISLILHFVRGGRTTAA
- a CDS encoding tetratricopeptide repeat protein; protein product: MRSSTRHQLKQDQFTATAKETYSWAVEHRSKLVYGAGAIAVALLIVLGGWVYIQQQDDAAGVALGHALQVYRAPITSALEAPAPEMTSFKSAQDRAKAARSEFAQVVQKYPHTHSADIARYFMGLADQVAGNMAAAEQELKQVADKGHSDIPALSKFALASVYRAEGKDPEAVTLYRDLIDHPANTVSKAQAQLALASVYEGKQPQDARNLYQQVQKENPDSPAAQIAATRLAELK